The Xanthobacter flavus genome includes a window with the following:
- a CDS encoding NAD(P)/FAD-dependent oxidoreductase, translating into MPPPPGTDPRSHGLWAMTAPPAPETAPLSGEARADIAVVGAGYTGLSAALRLAEAGARVVVLEAAGIGSGGAGRNVGLVNAGLWVMPDDIVATLGAEKGEGLLALLGGAPAEVFALVARHAIACEATPNGTLHCAVGRAGQAEIEARAAQWQARGAPVRLLDADAARVAIGGGTYRGALLDERAGTIQPLAYARGLARAAMAAGAVLHTASPVRAAEETAGGWRLRTDGGTLAADRIIVASDAYSFGPWERLAREQVPLPYFNFATPPVPERLRTRILPGRQGIWDTRQVLTSLRYDAAGRLVFGSIGALGALAGVHEAFSRRALARLFPELPPAPFEAAWYGTIGMTDDALPRFRRLARNVVSISGYNGRGIGPGTVFGRLMADVVLGRSRAEDVPLPEREVAVPRWRAAQAAFYAAGSAAAHVVGERGMG; encoded by the coding sequence ATGCCTCCCCCTCCCGGCACCGATCCCAGAAGCCACGGCCTGTGGGCCATGACCGCCCCGCCCGCGCCCGAGACCGCGCCGCTGAGTGGCGAGGCGCGCGCCGATATCGCCGTGGTGGGCGCCGGCTATACCGGGCTTTCCGCCGCGCTGCGGCTGGCCGAGGCGGGCGCAAGGGTGGTGGTGCTGGAGGCCGCCGGCATCGGCTCCGGCGGGGCGGGGCGCAATGTGGGGCTGGTGAACGCCGGGCTCTGGGTGATGCCCGACGACATCGTGGCCACCCTCGGCGCCGAGAAGGGGGAGGGGCTGCTCGCGCTCCTCGGCGGGGCGCCGGCGGAGGTGTTCGCCCTCGTCGCCCGCCACGCCATCGCCTGCGAGGCGACGCCCAACGGCACGCTCCATTGCGCCGTCGGCCGGGCCGGGCAGGCCGAGATCGAAGCCCGCGCCGCCCAGTGGCAGGCGCGCGGTGCGCCGGTGCGCCTCCTGGATGCGGACGCGGCCCGCGTCGCGATCGGCGGTGGCACCTATCGCGGTGCCCTGCTGGACGAACGGGCCGGCACCATCCAGCCCCTTGCCTATGCCCGGGGACTTGCCCGCGCGGCGATGGCGGCCGGGGCGGTCCTCCATACGGCGAGCCCCGTGCGGGCGGCGGAGGAGACGGCCGGCGGCTGGCGGCTGCGCACCGATGGCGGCACGCTCGCGGCGGACCGGATCATCGTCGCCAGCGACGCCTACAGCTTCGGGCCGTGGGAGCGCCTCGCCCGCGAGCAGGTGCCGCTGCCCTATTTCAATTTCGCCACCCCGCCGGTGCCCGAGCGCCTGCGCACGCGCATCCTGCCCGGCCGGCAGGGCATCTGGGACACGCGGCAGGTGCTCACATCGCTCCGCTATGACGCGGCCGGGCGGCTGGTGTTCGGCAGCATCGGCGCGCTCGGCGCTCTGGCGGGGGTGCATGAGGCCTTTTCCCGGCGCGCGCTGGCGCGGCTCTTTCCGGAGCTGCCGCCGGCGCCGTTCGAGGCCGCCTGGTACGGCACCATCGGCATGACGGACGATGCCTTGCCGCGCTTCCGGCGGCTGGCGCGAAATGTGGTGTCCATCAGTGGATACAACGGCCGGGGCATCGGTCCGGGCACGGTGTTCGGCCGGCTGATGGCGGATGTGGTGCTGGGGCGGTCGCGCGCGGAGGACGTGCCGCTGCCGGAGCGGGAGGTTGCCGTCCCCCGGTGGCGGGCCGCGCAGGCGGCCTTCTATGCGGCGGGATCGGCCGCCGCGCATGTGGTGGGGGAACGGGGAATGGGGTGA